The Enterococcus rotai genome includes a window with the following:
- the hisG gene encoding ATP phosphoribosyltransferase: MTQLTIALTKGRLEKQTLALFEQAGIDISFIQDKQRKLIFISPDQRFKFLLVKAADVTTYVRHGVADLGIVGKDVLIEHPVGYYEMLDLKIGVCKFSVASTKNYQPDDYKRKRIATKYPTVASEHFRRKGEDVEIIKIEGSVEIAPVLGLADAIVDIVETGTTLKENGLEIFEDICPVSARVIVNKAMLKRKRQAIFRLFDELENVIGGETI; the protein is encoded by the coding sequence TTGACACAATTAACGATTGCCCTAACGAAAGGGCGTTTGGAAAAACAGACACTAGCTTTATTTGAACAAGCAGGGATCGACATTTCGTTTATACAGGACAAGCAACGAAAATTGATTTTTATTAGCCCTGATCAACGCTTTAAATTTCTTTTAGTAAAAGCGGCTGATGTGACGACTTACGTGCGTCATGGCGTAGCAGACCTAGGAATCGTTGGGAAGGATGTCTTGATTGAACATCCAGTTGGTTATTATGAAATGTTGGATTTAAAGATTGGTGTTTGTAAATTTTCTGTTGCATCAACAAAAAATTATCAACCAGATGATTATAAACGAAAACGGATTGCAACGAAATATCCAACAGTTGCTTCTGAACATTTTCGTAGAAAAGGCGAAGATGTTGAGATCATTAAGATCGAAGGATCTGTGGAAATTGCACCAGTTTTAGGATTAGCGGATGCAATCGTCGATATTGTCGAAACAGGAACAACCTTAAAAGAGAATGGTTTAGAGATTTTTGAAGATATCTGTCCAGTTTCAGCGCGAGTAATTGTAAATAAAGCAATGCTTAAACGTAAAAGACAAGCAATCTTTCGATTGTTTGATGAATTAGAGAATGTGATCGGAGGAGAAACGATATGA
- the hisD gene encoding histidinol dehydrogenase has translation MNWLTGSTTEILTALKAEVKLAQEDNQEIEEQVRQIIQQVIQNGDKALKNYSKKFDQVELKDLFISKETIDLGYKRVEDEVIKALEAAKENIVSYHQKQKQHDFMDTEKPGVLRGQLVLPLARVGVYVPGGTAAYPSSVLMNVLPAKIAGVEEIIMVTPPSVDGIPDVILAAAKIAGVDKIFQVGGAQSIAALAYGTETVPKVDKIVGPGNIYVATAKKQVFGTVGIDMIAGPSEIGIIADETANPAYIAADLLSQAEHDTLARAILVTDSNQLAERVEKEIYRQLETLPRKEIAKQAIENHGMIIIASTVAAMFTIMNEIAPEHLEVQLLDPISYLHEIKNAGSIFLGDYASEPVGDYFSGTNHVLPTSGTAKFYSPLGVYDFVKYSQVTYYTKEALAQAKDAIALLARKEGLEAHARAVEYRFK, from the coding sequence ATGAACTGGCTGACGGGAAGCACCACAGAAATTTTGACTGCATTAAAAGCGGAGGTAAAGCTAGCCCAAGAAGACAACCAAGAGATAGAAGAACAAGTTCGTCAGATCATTCAACAAGTCATTCAAAATGGTGATAAGGCACTAAAAAACTATTCAAAAAAATTCGATCAAGTTGAGCTTAAGGACTTGTTTATATCAAAAGAAACAATCGATTTGGGCTACAAACGAGTAGAGGATGAAGTCATCAAAGCTTTGGAGGCGGCTAAAGAAAATATTGTGAGTTACCATCAAAAGCAAAAACAGCATGACTTTATGGATACAGAAAAACCGGGTGTACTACGGGGGCAATTAGTGTTACCTTTAGCTCGTGTAGGTGTTTATGTACCAGGAGGGACGGCAGCTTATCCTTCTTCTGTATTAATGAACGTTCTACCAGCTAAGATTGCGGGAGTTGAAGAAATCATCATGGTCACTCCTCCTTCAGTTGATGGCATTCCAGATGTAATCTTAGCGGCAGCCAAAATCGCTGGTGTAGATAAGATTTTTCAAGTGGGGGGTGCTCAAAGCATTGCAGCCCTTGCTTACGGGACTGAAACGGTACCGAAAGTAGACAAAATTGTCGGACCAGGTAACATTTATGTAGCGACAGCTAAAAAACAAGTCTTTGGTACCGTTGGAATCGATATGATCGCAGGACCTTCTGAAATCGGGATTATCGCAGATGAAACAGCTAATCCTGCATACATTGCAGCGGATTTACTGTCGCAAGCAGAGCATGATACGCTTGCCAGAGCGATCCTAGTAACAGATTCAAACCAGCTTGCAGAGCGAGTTGAAAAAGAAATTTATCGACAATTAGAGACATTACCGCGCAAAGAAATTGCAAAACAAGCAATCGAAAATCATGGAATGATCATTATTGCTTCAACAGTTGCAGCGATGTTTACGATCATGAATGAGATTGCCCCAGAACATTTAGAAGTTCAGTTGCTCGATCCAATCAGCTATTTACATGAAATCAAAAATGCTGGATCGATTTTTTTAGGCGACTATGCATCAGAACCAGTAGGAGATTATTTTTCAGGAACAAATCATGTGTTGCCAACAAGTGGTACGGCAAAATTTTATTCACCGTTAGGCGTTTATGATTTTGTGAAGTATAGCCAAGTCACCTATTATACAAAAGAAGCCTTAGCGCAAGCGAAGGACGCAATAGCACTCCTTGCACGAAAAGAAGGTTTAGAAGCACATGCAAGAGCAGTTGAATATCGGTTTAAGTGA
- the hisB gene encoding imidazoleglycerol-phosphate dehydratase HisB: MRTASLKRETAETKIELKLDLDRQEPVTIQTGVGFFDHMLILFARHSRISLEVNVEGDLEVDSHHTVEDVGIVLGQCIREALGDKTGINRYGTSFVPMDESLGMASLDLSGRSYLVFDAVFDNPKLGDFDTELTEEFFQALAFNTQMNLHLKILHGKNTHHKIEALFKATGRALREAITENPDIQGVNSTKGIL; the protein is encoded by the coding sequence ATGAGAACAGCTAGTTTAAAAAGAGAAACTGCAGAAACAAAAATTGAGTTGAAACTTGATTTAGATCGTCAAGAACCAGTTACGATCCAAACCGGAGTTGGTTTTTTTGATCATATGTTGATTCTATTTGCTCGTCATAGTCGTATTTCGCTGGAGGTCAATGTAGAGGGTGATTTGGAAGTAGATAGTCATCATACTGTGGAAGATGTCGGGATTGTTTTAGGGCAATGTATTCGTGAAGCGCTAGGAGATAAGACTGGAATCAATCGCTATGGTACTAGTTTTGTGCCAATGGATGAGTCTTTAGGTATGGCATCTTTAGATCTAAGCGGTCGTTCCTATTTAGTGTTTGATGCGGTATTTGATAATCCTAAACTTGGGGATTTTGATACAGAATTGACAGAAGAATTTTTTCAAGCATTAGCATTCAATACCCAAATGAATTTACATTTAAAAATCTTGCATGGGAAAAATACGCATCATAAGATAGAAGCCTTGTTTAAGGCAACTGGGCGAGCATTGAGAGAAGCGATAACCGAAAATCCTGATATTCAAGGGGTCAACTCGACGAAAGGAATTTTGTAG
- the hisH gene encoding imidazole glycerol phosphate synthase subunit HisH has product MIIIIDYDTGNTRNVQKALEFVGLENKISADPAEIRKADGLILPGVGAFSVAMKELEQRGLVSVIQETAQKGTPILGVCLGMQLLLEGSMENGFTEGLGLIEGLCEKLPDDPDLPVPHMGWNQLVVTEETSLTKDVSKEYVYFVHSYYADCEPDVIDAIAQYSIKIPAMISKGTIYGTQFHPEKSSEAGLRILKGFKEVVEHVRFTSN; this is encoded by the coding sequence ATGATTATTATCATTGATTATGATACTGGAAATACCCGTAATGTTCAAAAAGCCTTAGAGTTTGTTGGATTAGAGAATAAAATTTCTGCTGATCCTGCTGAGATACGAAAAGCAGATGGCTTGATTTTGCCAGGAGTCGGAGCTTTTTCAGTAGCGATGAAAGAGTTGGAACAACGAGGCTTAGTGAGTGTGATCCAAGAAACAGCTCAAAAAGGGACGCCGATTTTAGGAGTCTGTTTAGGCATGCAGCTACTATTAGAAGGTAGTATGGAAAATGGCTTTACAGAAGGATTGGGCTTGATCGAAGGGCTGTGTGAAAAACTACCTGACGATCCTGATTTACCTGTTCCTCATATGGGGTGGAATCAACTTGTAGTAACCGAAGAAACGTCGCTGACAAAAGATGTGTCTAAAGAGTATGTCTATTTTGTTCATTCTTATTATGCCGATTGTGAACCCGATGTGATTGATGCAATTGCTCAGTACTCCATTAAAATACCTGCAATGATCTCAAAAGGAACTATTTATGGGACACAATTTCACCCTGAAAAAAGTAGTGAGGCAGGCTTACGGATTTTAAAAGGATTTAAGGAGGTAGTGGAACATGTACGTTTTACCAGCAATTGA
- the hisA gene encoding 1-(5-phosphoribosyl)-5-[(5-phosphoribosylamino)methylideneamino]imidazole-4-carboxamide isomerase, translating into MYVLPAIDIREGKAVRLVQGDFLQKTIVNHDPVAQAQEFKDAGIQMMHVVDLDGALMGKAANAPLIEAMKKATGLKIEVGGGIRTLKQVDDYVALGIDRIIIGSAALSDPELVKAAVKKHGDKIAVGIDAKNGKVAVSGWLDVSETDYLQMAKEMAAIGVKTIIYTDISKDGTLAGPTFDDYAQLAKIVPNVQIIASGGVSSKADLVKLAELGLYGAIVGKAFYNGTITLADMLEVEQIAD; encoded by the coding sequence ATGTACGTTTTACCAGCAATTGATATTAGAGAAGGAAAAGCAGTTCGTTTAGTTCAAGGGGACTTCCTCCAAAAAACGATCGTCAATCATGATCCCGTAGCCCAAGCACAAGAATTTAAAGACGCAGGTATTCAAATGATGCATGTTGTTGATTTAGATGGTGCTTTGATGGGGAAAGCGGCCAATGCGCCTTTAATCGAAGCTATGAAAAAGGCAACTGGCTTAAAAATCGAAGTTGGTGGTGGTATCCGTACCTTAAAACAAGTAGACGATTATGTGGCACTGGGAATCGATCGAATCATTATTGGTTCAGCAGCTTTAAGTGATCCTGAATTAGTCAAAGCAGCGGTCAAAAAACATGGGGATAAAATTGCTGTCGGAATCGATGCTAAAAATGGAAAAGTTGCTGTTAGTGGTTGGTTAGATGTGAGTGAAACAGACTATTTACAGATGGCTAAGGAAATGGCGGCAATTGGTGTCAAAACAATTATCTACACAGATATTTCTAAAGATGGCACGTTAGCCGGACCAACTTTTGATGATTATGCACAGCTGGCAAAGATTGTACCGAATGTACAAATCATTGCTTCAGGTGGGGTTAGTAGCAAAGCTGATTTAGTGAAACTAGCAGAATTAGGGCTGTATGGTGCAATCGTCGGAAAAGCTTTTTATAATGGGACCATTACCTTAGCTGATATGCTGGAGGTGGAACAAATTGCTGACTAA
- the hisF gene encoding imidazole glycerol phosphate synthase subunit HisF produces the protein MLTKRIIPCLDVTDGRVVKGINFVDLQDVGDPVAIARTYNEQGADELVFLDITATSDKRETMIEVVERTAAEVFIPLTVGGGIRSVSDMKRMLQAGADKISLNSAAIQRPALIQEGAEKFGSQCIVVAIDAKRTGDSWHVFVKGGREDTGLNAIEWAKKAVALGAGEILLTSMDADGTKAGYDLALNQVICEAVNVPVIASGGCGSAADIVEVFEQTKVSAALAASIFHYGEVKIPELKESLALKGMEVRR, from the coding sequence TTGCTGACTAAACGTATTATTCCTTGTTTAGATGTTACAGATGGACGAGTAGTCAAAGGAATTAATTTTGTTGATTTACAAGATGTTGGAGACCCAGTAGCGATTGCACGGACATACAATGAACAAGGTGCCGATGAGTTAGTTTTTTTAGATATCACTGCTACGAGTGACAAGCGTGAAACGATGATCGAAGTAGTCGAACGGACAGCAGCAGAAGTATTTATCCCTTTGACTGTTGGTGGTGGCATTCGGAGTGTTTCCGACATGAAAAGAATGCTGCAGGCAGGGGCCGATAAAATTTCTCTTAACTCAGCGGCAATTCAACGACCAGCGCTGATCCAAGAAGGGGCTGAGAAATTCGGTTCACAGTGTATTGTTGTCGCAATTGATGCTAAACGAACAGGTGATTCATGGCATGTTTTTGTTAAAGGCGGACGTGAAGATACAGGATTAAATGCGATAGAGTGGGCTAAAAAGGCAGTGGCTTTAGGTGCTGGCGAAATTTTACTAACTAGTATGGATGCAGATGGTACTAAAGCAGGATACGATCTGGCATTGAATCAAGTTATTTGTGAGGCTGTCAATGTTCCAGTTATCGCGTCAGGAGGATGTGGTAGCGCAGCAGATATTGTAGAAGTCTTTGAGCAAACTAAAGTCAGTGCGGCTCTAGCTGCTAGTATTTTTCATTATGGAGAGGTAAAAATTCCAGAATTAAAAGAGTCCTTGGCGCTTAAGGGAATGGAGGTACGTCGATGA